The Cyprinus carpio isolate SPL01 chromosome B19, ASM1834038v1, whole genome shotgun sequence DNA window CCGGTTCGTTCAACTGCCAAACTCTGGGTTTTTGTACATTTCTACTTTTGATTGGAACACTTGATTCAGTCAACCAGCTCAACTGTCCAGTGATCTGAAAAGTTATTAACTGCTTAAACCTGGACCTAGTGTTACACCGAGTAATGTCCAGGCCAATTTCTCAGCTACTGCCACCTGACCTTCCAGCAGGGACCAGTCCACAGCTCGGTCCTGCTAACCCTGCAGGTACCACCaccaatggccacctgaataattCCATGGCCAGTCTGAAATCCCTTCTTCAGCTGCCTATTAAAGGGGACCAGAGAGGGAAAGACTGCTGTGCTGAGATGAAAGGTGACTCACTCTGTCTATCTCATCCACTAATCCACTCTTACACTCTCTTAAATAGTGTCTCTGTTAAAATAATCTGTTATCCACAATATAATTTTTGCTTATAGTGTAGTTAAATCATCAACAGAGAGCAGCAATGTAACTTTTGATGCCTCACAAGCTCTAGGCTGATCTACCTCGGTTCTGTGCAACCAGGAAACATCTTCTATTCTTCACTCAGTCAGGCTGTTTCCTCGACTCAGTGGTTAAATCGTTGACAAATGATGTGAATTGACGGGTTCACtataaattaaagaaatgtaaGGGCCTCTCCCCTCTCTTAAAGGGATTTCTGAAGCTCCAATGGCTGCTATTAAAGGGATGCCATCCTAAAATGCATTGAGGTGTTGTCTTAATACGGATGTACACATTACTATTTGCTCAGTTGCGCACTCTTGTGGATAATACACGTCACTTCAggtttagaaataataaaaaataataagaaaaatactgTGACAAGTCAGACAGCACTTTTAGTAAAAGCCCAGTGTTGtattatcaaaatgtatttattcgtTCTTTAAAtacaagtttgtttttaataaattttccaGTGTTATGACATCTTTGCTGCTGTGCTTTGTTGAAAACTCCCACTCTCCATCAATATCCTCTTTCTCTTTCCATTTGTTACCATTGTTTCCCTCTTCCAGTTTATTGGTTGCAACCTCTAGAACATTCCTCCACTTCCCATTTGTCAGGACACTGTTGTTGTCGAGTAAAACAAAGCTTTTTCCCAGCTATCACTATGCAGTGCATATTCCCCAGCTCCGTCTTCAAAAGCCCCTGTGCTGGAGATGACAGCTCAACTCCCTGCTTCCCTCAGAAGCACACATGCAGCATTCTCATTTGCCAGCCAGATCCAACCCCCCCCCCATATCTCTCATCTCTCCATCTGAGCGAtgggcagagagaaagagacttcCATCTTGGCCCATGGCATTCCAGCCGTGTACATGGCATTGTGTGTTTCTAAGCCTATTGCAGCTGTGATACTCCAGCAGTTCAAGGGTCATGTAATCGTgaaatttgtttattcattaagcACACTGTACGCCTGTATGCATGGGTGCCATGTTTATTTGTGGAAATATGAGCGGACCAATATCacaactatttattattttagtattatggtTGAAAACCAATAAACATCCAATTAGGGATGGGtgatatggaaaaaatactttatcacaatttttttttttttttttttaaatgtcacaattcACTATATTATAACGATTTTATCATGATTAAATTGGTATTTATTTTCAGGTgcaataggtgtatttagcaggagcgttcaagaaattgaataaacaaatataaaaataaaaccctatataaactgattcctaaagcaactgtattaaagtttttcagtcaagaatagtgagtgatttttctctttgtgttttgttgttttattaatgctaaaggaatagttcaccccaaaaaactaaacaaaactgtcATCTGTCTATCAAttttgtcatagtgttttatttttataccaccatttattaaaaagttgtttcaaacctgaatgagtttctttcttctgctgaacataaatgctattttgaggaacgtggaaaaccaaacagttgcttgtCCACAGTGACTTACATAGTATTTTCTTCCTGCTATCAAtttcaatgtggaccagcaactgttgagttaccaacattcttcaaaatatcttcttttgtgttcagcacaagaaagaaattaatacaggtttgggataacaagtgagtgagtaaataatgacagaaatcacattttagggtgaactatccctttaatgacagtatGTTTAGCCTGTATGTCTTTATGTCTGTGCAGTCTGTATATTTAATacactcagaaataaaggtaaaacAGCTGTCACCGGGGCGGTACCTTTTCGCACACCCCTGCGTCCAATTAAAATGATATACTGTTTTatctacataaataaaaataaagcactaaAAAGACAATTATTATAACTGCTACAAGTGAATTTCATCCCccaaacattataatgtacagtaagttAAGAGGATATTCATCTTGAGATTTGCTCatgattacatttaacattattattaaataattagtgtTTTAAAGATGGGATTTAAGTGAGTATTAGATGATGGCGaagataatctaaatgtaaaaataatggaCATGGGCATGCGGAATTAAGTATTCCGTattggtcgccgtgattttgccaagtaagacatgttcctggatcaacatcttttgatgatcctggatcaacatcattatccaaaaatatagacttaacccaatccctacccctaaacctaaccctacccataatttaatCCTAAAATcggtgtgaaatgatagctgattaacaagggtgtagaagcacctaaccctgatcgtaagcctaaaacagattatttcctgaaaagttatccctcaattctgattggctgataggaatgttgttccaggatcaacaaggacgttgatccaggaacatgttgtacttggtgaaatcatgctcaaCATTCCGTATTATCcagcagtgttttgttgttgttgttaactaaagttaaaactaCTGATAATTGTTTGTGGTAATTACAATAAATctacataaaatgactaaaataaactaaaaatgttttataaaaataaatgaaaactatatatattaaaaagtaataaatatttgGATTAAAGCAttgaaataatctaaaaataaaagctaataaaaactaaattagtaaaatgattaattactattaaaataatgtgtaattaatattaaaatactatgtaagttttttttttttttaagtttacaaaaTTTATAGAAGTACGTGATTAAGCAAtcttccaaaccgtgtttttgtcttatccttaATCACTACAGAATGCCTACATTTATATTCAGACCGTTCTTCCATAAGACACatgcagttttgtttattaaccACTAGAGCTCCAAAAGTTGCACATTGAACCTTTAAAAATCCAGAATCTTGCTGATAATGTTATGGTActgatatatcatgcatcccttGAAATTTTAATTTGCACAAATTTTGAGCTCTGTGcaatggtaaatttttttttttgtgattaagtccagaattttaaagattttctttCCATGACATATATActaatttatttatgataaaaataaaaaagtgaacatATTTGATGGATTATTGTTCTTTTTGCCACTCTCAGATAAAGATAAACATCTGGACTCTGATGAGGATTCATTGGGTGGAGTTGGGGGCATGAATGGTGGGAACGGCGCCCCGCGTTCCACTAACCAGTCCGCCTTCCTCGGCCCATTGCTGTGGGAGCGTACATTGCCGTGTGACGGAGGCCTGTTCCAGCTACAGTACATGGACCTGGAGGAGTTCTTGACGGAGAATGGGATGGGGTGCATGCCGTCGGGAAACACATGCAGTACGGCCGCTCAGGTCCCTTCCCAGAGCACGCAATCGGCCGTACCCTGCCAGAGTTCCCAGTGCCCACCTTCTTCCTCTCCGCCCTGCTCTTCCTCCGCCTCCTCCATCTCTTCCCTCTCCTCATCGTCTTCATCATCCTCTTTACTGGGTCTGGATGTGCCACAGGGCCCTGGACTGCTGGGAGGTCCAGAGTGTCTGCATGGTaagaatgtttttcatttgattttctgATGAATCATAATGGCTTGCTAATGGTTTAGTTGTCGCATACTATGTTTTTAACGAACTGTCTAAAATAAGTGCATATCGCAGATTGATTAGTGTGTGTCTTTAcgacaactttattttttttcctccacttttttttgtgtatttttgtgtgtgcattggTGTGAACATGAGCAGGATAGTTTCAGCGACTCATGTAGACTGCAGTGAGGCATGATGGGATGTCTAAAACTGTTGGCATCTGAAGCCCAGGGCAATGCAGGCTTTGAAGCTTTAAGggcacagctgtgtgtgtgtgtgtgtgtgtgtgtgtgtgtgtgtgtgtgtgtgtgtgtgtgtgtgtgtgtgtgtatgtgtgtgtgtttgtagagtgGAAATGTTTCTTTACAGCATAATCATCAGAGCAGATAATAACTTCATGTAATATTTGGGGAAGCACCAAATTTAGCTTTATCATGCAAAAGAAATCCTACCTAACAACGTAATGGCATTAGTGATTGCACATAGTGCAATACTTCCAATATGTCTATAGTTTTGTACATTGTTAAATTGAAACCAAAATAAATTACTGTGCAGTATTCTGCACTGTATACTATTTACAAAAAGATCCATTTGAATTTTCAAAATGCTGCAcagaaagagggaaagagaggacCGCTGGGTGCATTTCTATTGCATGTTTTGaaatctctctatctctctc harbors:
- the LOC109073676 gene encoding hepatic leukemia factor-like produces the protein MSRPISQLLPPDLPAGTSPQLGPANPAGTTTNGHLNNSMASLKSLLQLPIKGDQRGKDCCAEMKDKDKHLDSDEDSLGGVGGMNGGNGAPRSTNQSAFLGPLLWERTLPCDGGLFQLQYMDLEEFLTENGMGCMPSGNTCSTAAQVPSQSTQSAVPCQSSQCPPSSSPPCSSSASSISSLSSSSSSSSLLGLDVPQGPGLLGGPECLHGAQTVPPDPSPSPSCPPPPVVPPTNVADVMVNFDPDPADLALSSVPGQEAFDPRRHRFTEDELKPQPMIKKARKMLVPDDQKDDKYWSRRFKNNEAAKRSRDARRLKENQISFRAAFLERENAALRQEVADMRKELGRCRNIISKYESRHGDL